One genomic segment of Brachyhypopomus gauderio isolate BG-103 chromosome 19, BGAUD_0.2, whole genome shotgun sequence includes these proteins:
- the LOC143483288 gene encoding myomegalin isoform X5, producing MKEGCRICARELCGTRRRWIFHPASKLHVLLSHALGGEVRRDGRGEFACGKCAFMLERMRRFDAVIARVEALSVERVYRLLLEKDRLRQCVGGMYRKHNGEATPTGDAHGGVPAEDTTGLVDVKYCSLLQEDLMYSEYESWAEDEEQVVECTHNPPGQASESSWALGRQRRCRGCSALRVADSDYEAVCRLPRKLARSISCDPSTRCSASACGEEPNVATPTPAITTLDTPATDGNRTPTGPASDSGGSVASLPTTHQDGREGPNSDSHSEERSGPALYSLGRRGTLAVARYLLQNYTYRPIRIPDGSRLPVLVRAQWAARTPFCGMEFVSEEAEPPRVQMDTEPELAELEEMWDEAYVEYMPFRFRKVPTKSLIEDQQSQLSQYECAAGQCVDELQKAQLQVQSLQSKIQESEASNQKLQERLNEMETELHSIRQAAQSQERTIQSLTESLTTKETETQELCQVIEGQNNTMCKLREMAHRSQLQNTQVLAGGEASSLARLQGEVLGLQSSLFCCQLDLESSRRAQRRSQREAADLTRARDRLHGDLDAELQHRETTDRHNQDLRNTVQQLRAELQVKEAELKDGESERHSEISARDKTISELRLTLRDKERLLQEYSEMLEHPADSGRGRDALLDKLKSRIRERDKVLERAIDEKFRCVEEKESEVRRLQLALREKERDLERLRCILSNNEETITSLDTLVRGKELEAEQSQEACRKLQGLKEQSDRNHTVALRERDGIIKQLHTTLKTRSKEAEDLTTALMSKGSPGPGVLLDELSSQLALKERLFQDLLTDRSRQSSEHHTQIQDLLSTISSRDQYIKESGERLRQVITERAGQLQELRAQLSSREQELSEVRREREREREGGVPLATEMERLQTILREKETLIQDLMQSQEEVMVTTRPLAAAPGLDESNTELELQAVKEELQIALKKQKEAERELSELGPALLRRREAHPGTEYQSTLEQLASEYQHLNQALRAEKNLYQNLCQIQSGADSSVEKTQALHMELDTVQALRGQLEEVLSRTRDTALALDRAAKAPANYGGFSTDEDDDEDDDGSSSEEFTDSIEEDDVKLTAHSLASIQNAGMSGEPMSKGLSQGAVGVGWQDDAGQKKREEKETREENSQLSQTSCTTRSLNRSSPPRQQVANPEQEQSRAGSRSVPESGSAFRTDGKVSVRCRRREQSDSDGPKPHGPARHNRHMHGQDEEEEEYDDEDEDEEGTRAPRCKRGAPDVTLREGSGKRRCTRPHSLDLGVLLAHGPGDSEQDVGVERQVEGQSGGSSSSGGGGATGFWQHVEAGLREQADRLRSDLALSRQESRDLQERLMVSEATVHAQAEQLKDYRDLLTESAVQRDSKQVQVDLQDLGYETSGRSENEAEREDASSPEFDDLEMCTSLSREHYGDGGGGGPGKPWAWHGSGGGNSGDAGQPDDASSLHCLVQDLRAQLSRCHRVIRGLQLRVRSLSATSDYASSLERTPRKVNWAFQVSPSPSAMEEDEGWQSDGPVRGPVRPNRELQELVSRVALLEEQVRSARLEGKGGAEEGKSATWPGKYNTLIQAQARELSHLRQRMREGRGICHILTQHLGDTTKAFEELLRANDIDYYMGQSFREQLSQSTSLAQRISIKISGRDRSELQDDKMGHELLALRLSKELQEKDKIIESLHTKLQRPPDTPTSSRPPSETTDQSDRTSFVSDDRGSTNEDLDLCSDVDAISEYAQQDPAPRPDDADRPSLFHVPGYIQPPIAPYRPTEGKTGLCSAQMSSFLPLAQNNYWSSSSNTLTFDPLPFTGPDAGLLASGLYHQGLRKPPVRSFSLPHSLSSYALMGPTPTDSARYTPQLSQHSLGHPLKTDGGLVAALTPWGTDDMSEPIRGLAGTPAYQSGNHSDMGLIEEHLQEIRTLRQRLEDSIRTNESLRQQLQGRLATAPSTGAPTNIYIQGLDTVTQLSNEIRVLKEENLSLQSKLQANKDSGKEVEQLQEAVLSGRARLKQAELEAEQWKEELRRLQAHGCEQSQQIQHLRQERLNNQQHSNKLQHEVSLLQQQLSESRHLLHSLQCELQLYDRVCAGYKSAPTGRGPELPYLCGPGVGELAGLLVEVRALRAQLHGQLTAVGAGLGAEPRPTSLVPASPLRDALYRRQLLHDSLETHAELEGEAPDGSFANRNGRHVVGHVDDFSALQQQVLEGRGLVQRMEATLQTCLHTATMEVDAGQALDYASMRSLLANTKTLGQILEEAVSLLKMFWRAALPSSDAAAHLLQKEQSMREEIRSLRLKLAEQEEVLQSTIQRLRSTNRSKESMETFIVNQLSRTRDVLKKARANLEKNELRISSLSSSSSSSRHGKVPNAAYPKSPDWVGVTPEVAAGGVGRRLAAKQDKECLLKTTS from the exons ATGAAGGAGGGCTGTCGCATCTGCGCGCGCGAGCTGTGCGGGACTCGGCGGCGGTGGATCTTCCACCCGGCGTCCAAGCTGCACGTGCTGCTGTCGCACGCGCTGGGCGGGGAGGTGCGGCGGGACGGGCGCGGGGAGTTCGCGTGCGGGAAGTGCGCCTTCATGCTGGAGCGCATGCGCCGCTTCGACGCGGTGATCGCCCGCGTGGAGGCGCTCTCCGTCGAGCGCGTGTACAGGCTCCTGCTGGAGAAGGACCGCCTCCGCCAGTGCGTCGGCGGGATGTACCGGAAGCACAACGGCGAGGCCACGCCCACGGGCGACGCCCACGGCGGCGTCCCTGCAGAGGACACGACGGGCCTCGTCGACGTGAAGTACTGCTCCCTCCTGCAGGAGGACCTGATGTACTCGGAGTACGAGTCGTGGGCGGAGGACGAGGAGCAGGTGGTAGAGTGTACCCACAATCCCCCGGGGCAGGCGTCAGAGTCGTCGTGGGCTTTGGGGCGCCAGCGGCGGTGCCGGGGGTGCAGTGCTCTGCGTGTGGCCGACTCCGACTACGAGGCCGTGTGCCGGTTGCCCAGAAAGTTGGCGCGTAGCATTTCCTGCGACCCCTCCACTCGCTGCTCGGCCAGCGCCTGTGGGGAGGAGCCtaatgtggccacgcccacgcCAGCCATCACAACACTGGACACCCCCGCGACAGACGGCAACAGGACACCAACAGGGCCAGCGAGCGACTCTGGTGGGTCCGTGGCGTCCCTCCCCACCACCCACCAAGACGGGAGGGAGGGGCCAAACTCGGACTCCCATTCCGAGGAACGCTCAGGCCCCGCCCTGTACTCCTTGGGGAGGCGCGGGACGCTGGCGGTAGCTCGGTACCTGCTGCAGAACTACACGTACAGGCCCATTCGGATTCCGGATGGCAGCAGGCTGCCGGTGCTGGTCAGAGCCCAGTGGGCCGCAAGGACGCCCTTCTGCGGGATGGAGTTTGTGTCGGAGGAGGCAGAGCCACCGAGGGTCCAGATGGACACAGAACCCGAGCTGGCCGAGCTGGAGGAGATGTGGGATGAAGCATACGTGGAGTACATGCCCTTTCGGTTCCGGAAGGTTCCAACGAAG AGTCTGATAGAAGACCAGCAGTCCCAGCTGAGCCAGTATGAGTGTGCAGCAGGCCAGTGTGTGGACGAGCTCCAGAAAGCTCAGCTACAGGTCCAGTCTCTGCAGAGCAAGATCCAGGAGAGCGAAGCTAGCAACCAG aaGCTTCAGGAGAGGCTGAATGAAATGGAGACTGAGCTGCACTCCATCAGACAGGCAGCTCAAAGCCAGGAGAGGACCATCCAGAGCCTTACAGAAAGCCTTACTACTAAAGAgacagag ACCCAGGAGCTGTGTCAGGTTATAGAAGGTCAAAACAATACAATGTGTAAACTCAGAGAAATGGCCCATCGCAGCCAGCTGCAGAATACCCAG GTATTAGCGGGGGGCGAGGCGAGTTCTCTGGCCCGACTGCAGGGGGAGGTTCTGGGGCTGCAGAGTTCACTCTTCTGCTGCCAACTGGACCTGGAGTCCAGCCGCCGGGCCCAGAGGCGAAGCCAGAGGGAGGCGGCTGACCTGACACGCGCCCGGGACCGTCTCCACGGCGACCTGGACGCCGAGCTGCAGCACAGGGAGACCACCGACAGGCACAACCAG GACCTGCGTAACACAGTCCAGCAGCTGCGTGCGGAGCTGCAGGTGAaggaggcggagctaaaggATGGGGAGAGTGAGCGTCACAGTGAAATATCAGCACGAGACAAAACCATCTCAGAACTACGACTCACACtgagagacaaggagagactgctgcag gaGTACTCTGAGATGTTGGAGCATCCTGCTGACTCAGGTCGAGGTCGAGACGCCCTGCTGGACAAACTGAAGAGCCGCATACGTGAGCGGGACAAAGTTCTGGAG CGAGCCATAGACGAGAAGTTCCGCTgcgtggaggagaaagagagcgagGTGCGGCGGCTGCAGCTAGCGCTCCGCGAGAAAGAGCGAGACCTGGAGAGACTACGCTGCATCCTTTCCAACAACGAGGAGACAATCACG agtcttGATACCCTGGTGCGTGGTAAGGAGCTGGAGGCGGAGCAGTCTCAGGAAGCGTGTCGGAAGCTGCAGGGTCTTAAAGAGCAGAGTGACAGAAACCACACGGTGGCCCTGCGTGAGAGAGACGGTATCATCAAACAGCTGCACACTACACTGAAGACCCGCAGCAAAGAggcagag gacCTGACCACGGCGTTGATGTCTAAAGGCTCCCCCGGCCCAGGCGTCCTGCTGGATGAGCTCAGCTCTCAGCTGGCCCTGAAGGAGCGACTGTTCCAGGATCTGCTGACCGACCGCAGCAGGCAGAGCTCGGAGCACCACACACAGATCCAGGACCTGCTGAGCACCATCAGCTCCAGAGACCAGTACATCAAG gagagTGGTGAGAGGTTGAGGCAGGTAATAACAGAGCGGGCTGGGCAGCTGCAGGAACTGCGTGCGCAGCTGTCGTCACGGGAACAGGAGCTGAGTGAGGTGaggcgagagagggagagagagagagagggaggggttccCCTGGCAACGGAGATGGAGAGACTGCAGACCATactgagggagaaagagacccTCATACAG GATCTGATGCAAAGCCAGGAGGAGGTAATGGTGACCACCAGACCACTGGCTGCAGCGCCCG GACTGGATGAGAGCAACACAGAACTAGAGCTGCAGGCTGTTAAAGAGGAGCTTCAGATCGCCCTGAAGAAGCAGAAAGAAgctgag CGGGAGCTCTCCGAGCTGGGACCTGCTCTGCTCCGGAGACGAGAGGCCCACCCAGGCACCGAGTATCAG AGCACTCTGGAGCAGTTGGCGTCAGAGTACCAGCATCTGAACCAGGCTCTTCGTGCCGAGAAGAACCTCTACCAGAACCTTTGTCAGATACAGTCTGGAGCAGATAG CAGTGTGGAGAAGACCCAGGCGTTGCACATGGAACTGGACACTGTTCAGGCTCTGCGTGGGCAGCTGGAGGAGGTCCTGAGCAGGACCCGCGATACGGCTCTGGCACTGGACAGGGCAGCTAAAGCCCCGGCCAACTATGGAG GTTTCAGCACAGATGAGGATGacgatgaggatgatgatggcaGTAGCAGTGAAGAATTCACAGACAGCATAGAGGAAGACGATGTGAAACTGACCGCTCATAGTTTGGCTAGTATACAG AATGCTGGCATGTCTGGAGAACCAATGAGCAAGGGTCTATCCCAGGGGGCCGTGGGGGTCGGATGGCAGGATGATGCGggacagaagaagagagaagaaaaagagaCAAGGGAGGAGAACAGCCAGCTCAGCCAGACTAGCTGTACGACACGCTCTCTgaacag AAGTTCTCCTCCAAGACAGCAGGTGGCAAACCCTGAACAGGAGCAGAGCAGAGCTGGATCAAGATCCGTGCCGGAGTCCGGATCCGCATTCAGGACGGACGGAAAGGTATCTGTGAGGTGCAGAAGGCGGGAGCAGAGTGACTCAGACGGACCGAAGCCCCATGGCCCGGCTCGACACAACCGGCATATGCACGGAcaggacgaggaagaggaggaatatgacgatgaagatgaggatgaggagggcaCACGGGCCCCCCGGTGCAAGCGCGGGGCCCCAGATGTGACGTTGAGAGAGGGATCGGGGAAGCGGAGATGTACCAGGCCTCACTCTTTGGACCTCGGGGTGCTCCTGGCACACGGGCCTGGAGATTCGGAGCAG GACGTGGGTGTGGAGCGGCAGGTGGAGGGCCAGAGCGGCGGCTCTAGTTCCagcggtgggggcggagctacaGGGTTCTGGCAGCACGTGGAGGCGGGGCTCCGGGAACAGGCAGACCGTCTCCGTAGCGACCTGGCTCTGAGCCGGCAGGAAAGCAGGGACCTGCAGGAGAGACTGATGGTGTCTGAAGCCACAGTCCACGCACAGGCTGAACAACTGAAGGACTACAGGGACCTGCTGA cgGAGAGCGCTGTGCAGCGGGACAGTAAGCAGGTGCAGGTGGACCTGCAGGACCTGGGCTACGAGACGAGTGGCCGCAGTGAGAACGAGGCCGAGAGGGAGGACGCCAGCAGCCCGG AGTTTGACGATCTGGAGATGTGCACCTCCCTCTCCCGGGAGCACTACGGCGACGGTGGGGGGGGCGGGCCCGGTAAACCCTGGGCTTGGCACGGAAGCGGCGGCGGCAACAGTGGCGATGCGGGTCAGCCCGACGACGCTTCATCGCTCCACTGCCTGGTGCAGGACCTGCGGGCGCAACTCTCTCGATGCCATAGGGTGATCCGGGGGCTTCAGCTGCGTGTGCGCTCCCTCTCCGCCACCTCTGATTACGCCTCCAGCCTCGAGCGCACCCCACGCAAG GTGAACTGGGCATTCCAGGTCTCTCCAAGCCCCAGTGCCATGGAGGAGGACGAGGGCTGGCAGTCAGACGGGCCGGTGCGGGGCCCCGTGCGGCCCAACAGGGAACTGCAGGAGCTGGTGTCCCGCGTGGCCTTGCTGGAGGAGCAGGTTCGCAGCGCCAGGCTGGAGGGGAAAGGAGGTGCAGAGGAGGGCAAGAGTGCCACCTGGCCAGG GAAGTACAACACCCTGATCCAGGCGCAGGCCCGGGAGCTGTCGCACCTGCGGCAGAGGAtgagggaggggcggggcatcTGCCACATCCTGACCCAGCACCTGGGCGACACCACCAAGGCCTTTGAGGAGCTGCTCCGGGCCAACGACATCGACTACTACATGGGTCAGAGTTTCAGAGAGCAGCTCTCACAGAGCACTTCCCTAGCACAGAGGATCAGCATTAAGATCAGTGgga GAGATCGGTCAGAGCTGCAGGATGACAAAATGGGACATGAGCTGCTAGCTTTAAG actgaGTAAGGAGCTCCAGGAGAAGGACAAGATCATCGAGTCTCTCCACACCAAACTGCAGCGGCCGCCTGACACCCCCACCAGCAGCCGGCCGCCCTCCGAAACAACGGACCAATCAGACCGCACTTCCTTTGTGTCCGACGACAGGGGCTCCACCAATGAGGACCTGGATCTGTGTTCCGACGTGGACGCCATCAGTGAATACGCCCAGCAGGATCCAGCACCCAGACCTGACGATGCAG ACCGCCCCTCCCTCTTCCATGTCCCCGGCTATATTCAGCCCCCTATTGCCCCCTACAGGCCCACGGAGGGTAAAACAG GTCTGTGTTCTGCACAGATGTCCAGCTTTTTGCCCTTGGCCCAGAACAACTATTGGTCCAGCTCCTCGAATACCTTAACCTTTGACCCCTTGCCCTTCACTGGTCCTGATGCCGGGCTGTTAGCCTCAGGACTCTATCACCAGGGCCTGCGCAAACCACCAGTCCGAA GTTTCAGTTTACCTCATTCTCTGAGCAGCTACGCACTCATGGGCCCCACACCTACCGATTCTGCCAGATACACCCCACAACTATCCCAGCATTCCCTGGGACATCCCCTGAAAACGGATGGTGGCCTGGTGGCAGCCCTTACACCGTGGGGCACAGATGACATGTCTGAGCCAATCAGAGGCCTCGCTGGAACGCCTGCTTACCAATCAGGGAATCACTCAG acATGGGTCTGATTGAAGAACACCTGCAGGAGATCCGGACTCTGCGCCAGAGGCTGGAGGACTCCATCAGGACCAATGAGAGTCTTCGCCAGCAGCTCCAGGGTCGCCTGGCCACCGCCCCCAGCACCGGAG ctcccaccaacatctacatccagGGCCTGGACACTGTCACACAACTGTCCAATGAGATTCGAGTTCTTAAGGAGGAGAATCTGAGTCTTCAGTCAAAACTGCAGGCCAACAAGG ACAGTGGTAAGGAGGTGGAGCAGCTGCAGGAGGCGGTGCTGTCTGGGCGGGCCCGACTGAAGCAGGCGGAGTTAGAGGCGGAGCAATGGAAGGAGGAGCTACGGCGGCTGCAGGCGCACGGGTGTGAGCAGAGTCAGCAGATCCAACATCTACGGCAGGAACGACTGAACAACCAGCAGCACAGCAACAA gctgcaGCATGAGGTGAGTCTGCTTCAGCAGCAGCTGTCTGAGAGCAGGCACCTCCTGCACTCTCTGCAGTGTGAGCTGCAGCTGTACGAtcgtgtgtgtgcaggataCAAGAGCGCCCCCACAG GCCGCGGCCCCGAGCTGCCGTACCTCTGCGGCCCCGGCGTGGGCGAGCTGGCAGGGCTGCTGGTGGAGGTTCGTGCCCTGCGGGCGCAGCTGCACGGGCAGCTGACGGCGGTGGGGGCGGGGTTGGGGGCGGAGCCACGGCCCACGTCCCTCGTCCCCGCCAGCCCGCTGCGCGACGCCCTCTACAGGAGGCAACTGCTGCACG ATTCTCTGGAGACCCACGCCGAGCTGGAGGGGGAGGCCCCGGACGGGTCGTTCGCCAACAGGAACGGGCGTCACGTCGTGGGGCACGTGGACGACTTCAGCGCCCTGCAGCAGCAGGTCCTGGAGGGCAGGGGCCTGGTGCAGCGGATGGAGGCCACACTGCAGACGTGTCTCCACACCGCCACCATGGAGGTGGATGCCGGCCAG GCGCTGGACTATGCAAGTATGAGATCTCTGCTAGCCAACACAAAGACACTGGGCCAGATTCTGGAGGAGGCCGTCTCTCTGCTCAAGATGTTCTGGAGGGCGGCCCTTCCCAGCAGCGATGCCGCCGCCCATCTCCTCCAGAAG gagCAGTCCATGAGGGAGGAGATCCGTTCTCTGCGTTTGAAGTTAGCAGAGCAGGAGGAGGTTCTTCAGAGCACCATCCAGAGGCTGAGGAGCACCAACCGCTCCAAAGAGAGCATGGAGACCTTCATCGTCAACCAGC TGTCCAGGACCCGGGATGTGCTGAAGAAAGCCAGGGCCAATCTGGAG AAGAACGAGCTCAGGATTTCCTCTTtaagctcctcctcttcctcctctcgcCACG GTAAAGTCCCCAACGCTGCCTACCCAAAGTCTCCTGATTGGGTTGGCGTGACCCCTGAGGTCGCAGCAGGAGGGGTCGGTCGAAGGCTCGCTGCGAAGCAGGACAAGGAGTGCCTTCTCAAAACGACCTCCTGA